In Bradyrhizobium sp. WBOS07, the genomic window ACACGAAACGCGACAAATGATGGGCGCCGACGAAGATCGGGTCGATGTGCAATGTCAGCGCCAGCGCCAGCATGGCGTCCATCGCGCCCGGCGCGAAGGCGACCACGATGTCGGAGAACTTGACCTGCGTGGTGAGCGCGACGATGCCGACGAAGATGGCGGAGACGGCGATGGCGACCGCGAACGAACCCAGAGCCGCATTGATGTGACCGGCGAGCGTCTTGATCCGCATCCGCGCGAAGCGGCTGCCGATCAGCGCGCCGATGCCGACCAGCGCGACGCCGCGCACCCAGTCCGGCAGGCCGCCCTCGACCCAGCCGGCGCCATGCAGGACGCTGGAGGCGATCATGGCGCCGAACATCCAGCTCGCGGGAAATCTGATCAGCCGCAGCACCAGCGCCATGGCCAGCGAGGCCACGACCAGCTCCACGAGGTCGAGCGGCGAGGCAATCGTCGTCGTCGTCAGCGACGGCACGGCGGAGGGGACCACGCCCGCGATCGCGAGCACCATCGGCAGCGCCGCGGTGAGGATGATGACGCGCATGGTCTGCACCACCGCAATGCCCGGCAGGTCGGCGCCGCGCTCGACCGCGAGAATCGTGATCTGCGACAGCGCGCCGGGGCTGCCGGCCAGGAAGGCCGAGGTGCGGTCCCAGCCATGGATGCGCTGGAGGTAATAGCTGGAGCCGAAGGTCGAGCAGAAGGTCGCGAGTGCGAGCAGCCCGATGGTGAGAGGATAGGCGCCGACCTGTTGCAGCAGATGGCGCGAGACCACCGAGCCCAGCGAGATGCCGAGCAGCACCAGCACGGCCTGGGTCAGCAGCGGCGGCAGCGCCAATTGGCGGCCGGCGATGGCGGCGATGCCGACCGCGATCATCGAGCCCGAGATCAGCCCGCCGGGAAGGCCGGCGAGGAGAAACACCAGGCCTCCGGCGGTGCCGATGACGAGCGTCTCCGCCGTGCTCAAGAGCTTGGCACGGCTCGGCCATTCGAACGGCAGGGAGGTGGTGATGTGCTTCACGCCGCCTTATCGCAAATCGGCGGCAGGCGCACAATTGCGGGCTCTTCATGCCGCAATGCGTGCGCCTCGCCGTCGCGCGCGGAGGGGCGCGAGGGTTATTTCTTGTCGGCGGCGGGCGCGGCAGGGGTGGCAGGGGCAGCGGTCGCGGCAGGCGCGGCGGTGCCGGCCCTCGCTTCCTTCTTGCACTCGCGACGGAATTTCTTGCGCTCCTTGCCCTTCAGCTCCTTGGCGTCGGCCTGCTTGGAGCATTCGATCGACTCGGCCGTGCGCTCTTTCGCTGCCTTCGCGGCCTCGGTCTTCACATCGGTCTTCACATCGGTCTTGGCCGCCGGCGCAGCGGTCTGCGCGAAGCAGGTCGCGGTTGCGAGCAGGGAGGCGAGGGCGATTGCGGCGAGGCGAGAGGCGAGGGTCATGGGGTTGCACTCATCTTGCGAGTATTGCGAGGGCTGCGAACCTCAGCTCGCGTTGCTGAACGCGACATGAATAATCCGGAGCAAGACGCTCACTATATTTTGGCAGCAAGCGCCCTCGCGTTCTTGTCGCAGATGGCCGGCACGCTAGGATAGCAATTGTTATTTCACTGCCCCATCGGGGGAAGATCAACGAGGAGACCCAGGGATGACCATCCGATCGAAATTGCTGTGCGCGATTGCCTTGTCGGGATTCGCTGCGCTCGCGCTGTCGGCGCCGGCGCAGGCGCTGACCGCGCAGGAGTGCAGCGCGAAATACCAGGCGGCCAAGAAGGACGGCTCGCTCGGCACCATGAAGTGGAATGACTTCCGCAAGGCCCAATGCGGCGCGGATGCGACGCCGGCCGCTGCGCCGACCGCGGCCGCGCCGGCCGCGCCCGCGGCTCCCGCCGAGCCGAAGCAGGCGAAGAAGGAGGCGGCCCCTGCCGCCGCGCCGACCCTGCCGGCCGGTCCCGCCGTCTATCCGAACGCGGTCGATCCGAAATACGCCAAGGAGACCCCCGGCAAGGCGCGCCTGCACACTTGCGTCGACCAGTACAATGCCAACAAGACCACCAACGGCAATGGCGGCTTGAAGTGGATCCAGAAGGGCGGCGGCTATTACAGCGAATGCACCAAGAAGCTGAAGGGCGCCGCCTGAGCCCGGACGCGATGCCGAGGCCGGGGCAACGCTCCGGCCTCTTCCTCTAATCCAGCAGCTCGTCTAATCCAGCAGCTTCTCGGCCGATTTCGCCACCAGCTGCGACCGCTTGCGCGGGCCGCGCTCGACGAACAAGAGGCTCTGGCCGAAGATGAAGCAGTAGAACAGGAAGGCCTGCGCCTCGGCCTCCTCGGCCGCAAGCCCGGTGGCGCGATAGAGCTCGGCGACGTGCTTGAGCCGCGCGGCGTCGACGCCCGCCACCGCCGCCGCGGCGTTCTCGTCCGAGCGGGCCCATTGCCGGATCGCGAGCTCGATCGCCATGGCTTCCGGATTGAGCCGCTCCGAATAGAGCTGGATCACCGCCTTCAGCCGTTCGCGGGGCGTCTGACCGTCGAGGCGCGTCTGCTGCGCGACCGATGCAGCGCGTCCCTCGCGCCAGCGTTGCAGCATCGCATCGAGCAGCGCGCCGCGGTCGGCGAAGCGGCGGTAGAAGCCGCCCTTGGTGACGCCGAGATTCTTGGCGAGCACCTCGACCCTGACACCCTCGACCCCCGAGCGAGCGAGTTCGGCAAAACCCGCCTCGACCCAGACATCGCCCTTGCCGTCGCTCATGAAGGAAGCCTCTCGGAATCTGATACGGTGCCGTATTGCTAACTCGTCTCGCGCTTGATACGCTACCGTATCGCGAAAACGCAGGGAGAGGCGTGCACATGGACCGAGGCCAGCGCGAATCCGCATCCTTCGCTCGTGCCGTCCGCGAGATCGCTCGCCGGCCTCTGGCCGCCAAGGCCTGAGCCATGGCTGCGTTCGAGCCGAAGAACCCGGGCTATCGCGCGGCGGCCATCGCCATGTTCGATCGCCAGCCGGCGATGCACACCCTCGGCATCGTGATCGTCCGTCTCGCGCCGGGGGAGGCCGAGCTGGCGATGCTGCATTCGGCGGCCTTCACCCAGCAGAACGGCTTTGTCCATGCCGGCATCGTCACCGCCGGGCTGGACAACGCCTGCGGCGTTGCCGCCTTCACCCTGATGCCGCGCGAGGCGGACATCCTCACCGTCGAGTTCAAGACCACGCTGCTGGCGCCGGCCAGGGGCGAGCGCTTCGTCTTCAAGGCCGAGGTGGTCAAGCCCGGCCGCACGCTGACCTTTTGCGAGGCCAAAGCCTTTGCCGAGCATGAAGGCAGGACCACGCTGATCGCCACGATGACCGGGACGTTGATGGCGATGCTTCCGCGCATTCACGCAGCTGGTGCCATGACATCGCCGCCGTGACGCTCTATATGACCGTAACAATTCCCGACCCCGAACCGTATTCGGGAAGATGGGACCGAAACGGGACGAGATATGGCTGGATCTGGGAATAAGGGCCTGGTGCCGACGCGGCGCGCGGCGCTGACACTGATCGGAGTGGGCGCCCTCGCGGCAGGCCGCATCACCCCGGCACTGGCAGCCGCCGGTGACGACGAGGTGCTGACCGAAGCCAAGGTGCTGCGCGATCCCGACACGCCCGTCGCCGGCAATCCCAATGGCAACGTCACCATCGTCGAATGGTCCGATTACAATTGTCCCTATTGCCGCAAGCTCGAGCCGGAGCTGCGCCAGGTCGTCCAGGACGACGGCAAGGTGCGGCTGGTGATGAAGGACTGGCCGATCCTCGGGCCGGTCTCGGTCACGGCGGCGCGGTCCGCGCTCGCGGCGAAATTCCAGGACAAGTATCACCAGGCGCATGACGCCCTGATGGCCGTCAGCTCGCGCCTGACCGAGCCGCGCATCAACGAGTTGCTGGCGGCGGCCGGCGTCGACATGGATCGCCTGAAACGCGATCTTGCCGGCCGCGGCAGCGACATCGATGCCCTGCTCAAGCGCAACAATGATCAGGCCGAAGCCTTCGGCTTCCGCGGCACCCCGTCCTTCATCGTCGGCAAGTACCGCGTGCCGGGCGTGCTCAGCATGGCCGAGTTCGAGCAGGTCATCGCCGATGCCCGCAAGGCCAAGATGAACTGACGCGTACAGCCTTGATCGCAGCCAACACAAAGGCGCCGCCGCGGATCCGCGACGGCGCCTTTTTCATGATGGAGCGTCGTTACTTCGACGAGATCCGGACCCAGTCCTTGTGGGCGCGATCGCGCAACGCATCCCAATCCGCCTTGGCGACGTCCCAGTTCACGATGGTGCGATTGGTGACCGCGACCTGGCCATTGGCGACGGAGGATGTCTGCATGGAGTCATAGACATAAACGCCGCCCGCGAGCAGCAGCGCGCCCAGGATCATTCCGAAAAGAGTCTGCATGGCGAATCTCCAATGACGGGCGATAACGTCGTCCCGATATGAATGTTCCCGGCAGTGCAGCGCGGATAAGGAGAGGCCGTTCATTCCGCATTCAGCCACTGCACCAGCTCCGCGTTGATCTCGCGCGGATAGGTGTGGCTGAGGTCGTCGATCTCGCGATAGGTGACGTCAGCGCCGGCAGCCGCGAGCGCCGCCTGCGTCTGGCGCGCGGTCTGCACGGGGAACATCCAGTCGAGCTTGCCGTGCGTGATGAAGATCGGCAGACCCTGCAGGCGCGTGGCGTCGGCCATCTCCGCCATCAGCGGGTGGAAGGTCGCGGACACCGGCGCCAGATGGGTGAAGGGCGAGGCGCCGTCGAGCCCGCTCACATAACAAAAAGTGCCGCCGTCGCTCATGCCGGTCAGCAGCATGCGCGAGGCATCGATGGCCCAGCGGCTGCGCACGGTCTCCAGGATACGCACGAGATTGGGCGTATCGGCATCGTCGCCCATCAGCGCCCAGGTCGGGCCGGTCGCGGTCGGCGCCACCAGGATGGCGCCGAGGCTGCGCGCATCGCGCAGCCAGCTCCACAGGAAGCCGCGTCCGTTGCCGCTGCCGCCATGCAGCGCCATCACCAGCGGCATGGCGCGATCGGGCCTGTAATATTCGGGCACGTAGATCGAGAAGCCGCCGCGGCTGCCGGGTTCGTTGTGGTCGTGGAAGATGCCAGTATCTTCGCCTGCGCCGGCTTCGAGCCGAGATAGCACGTCCGTATTGTCGCGATTGGCGGCGTTGAGGAAGAAGCTGCTCACCGGCGGAAACTGCATCGCCAGCGGATAGAGCGCCTCCTGCGCGCGCGGCAGGTGGCGCAGCGCGCGGAACACCGCGACGAGATCGCCGTTGCCGCGCTCGACCTCACGGATGCCGGCAAAGGCGGCGAGCGTCGCGTCGCAGGCCGTATCGAGCCGCTCACGCAGCCCGGCGAATTGGTCCGGCCAAGCTCCGGTCGAAGCCCGTGCCTTCCGCAGCACCTCGTCCGGGACGCCGACCGTGTTCATCACGGAGGCAAAGGCCGGCGGGTGCAGATGCCGGGCGAAAAACCCGAGCGCCTCCATCGCATTGAGCAGCGGTGGCAGCACGGCCACGATGTCGTCGATCACGGCCTCGCTCATCGCGGCTTCCTTCAGCGGAAAATCAATGCAGCTTCGGCGCCTTCAGCAGCTTGAAGCGGTCGGTCGAGGCCACCGTGACGTCGAAGGTGACGCCTTCGTGGTGCACGGTGAGCGGCACGTCGACGCCGGCGGCGCCGAGCGCCCACATCTTCTTGTAGAACGCGGTCTGGCTGGTGACCTTGTCGCCGTCGACGGCAAGGATGACGTCGCCGGCCTTGAGCTCGGCGCGCGCGGCCGGACCGTTGGCGGAGATTCCGATCACCACCACGCGATTGTCGATCTCGGTCGAGTAGAGCCCGAGCCAGGGCCGCGCCGGCTTGTTGACGCGGCCGAACTTGCGCAAGTCCTCCAGGATCGGCTTCAGCAGGTCGATCGGGACGATCATGTTGACGGGCTCGGCCTTGCCGCCGCGTTCGCGCTCCAGCTGAAGCGAGCCGATGCCGATCAGCTCGCCGCGCTCGTTGAGCAGCGCGGTGCCGCCCCAGTTCGGATGCGCGGGATAGGTGAAGATGGCTTCGTCCAGCAGGTATTCCCAATAGCCGGCGAACTCCTGCTTGGCCACGATCTGGCTCGCGACCGAGCGCGTGCGGCCGCCAGCACCGCCGACCACGACGCGGTCGCCGAGCCGGGCGTCGGCCGAGTTGCCGAGCGGCAGGGGCTCGATATCAAGATCGCCGAGTGCCTGCACCAGGCCGAAGCCGGTCTCGGAATCGAAGCCGACCGCATGACCCTCCACCACGCGCCCGTCGGCGCGGTGCAGCCACACCGATTCCGCCTCGGTGATGAGATAGCCGATCGTGAGCACCAGCCCGTCTTCGATCACGACGCCGTTGCCGGCGCGTTCGGTGCCCAGCGTCTCGGCGCTGAAGGCGTCAGGCGGGATGATGGCGTGCAGGCCGACGATGGATCCGAGTGCGCGGTCGAGGTCGAAACCGTAATCGCTCGCACGCGGCTGGTTGGCCGGCGGCACTCTCCATTCGGTCAGGGCGGACATGGAGTTTCTCCTGGCTGAGAACATCGCTGCCGTGCTGGCGGAACGACGCACGATGCATGGATAATTTAGGCCGGCAGAGCCCGTCTTGAAAGGCTCGTTCCCAACTATTCGCAAGAGCGTCGCGTGAAATCTTCGAAAGGCACGGGAACGCCCAGCATACGAGCGGCGAGCCCCTCAATCCGGCATGCGCCGCATGGCTGATGCCCCCGCCGCTGCTAGGCGAGGTGCGGTGAAGCTGCTAACCATTGCCGCTTGGTTTGACCTTGGGATCACGGACGACAGACAATGGACAACCGCAGCGACATCTGGCGTGGCGTCGACACGATCAAGGCGCGTTTCATCGACCTCAGCGACAGGGTCTGGGGCATGCCCGAGGTGTGCTATACCGAGGCGCGGTCCGCCGCCGAGCATCTCGCCGAGCTGCGTCATCAGGGTTTCCGCGTCACCGAGAAGGTCGCCGGCATTCCGACCGCGGTGATGGGCGAGTGGGGCGAGGGCGGTCCGGTCATCGCCTTCATGGGAGAATATGACGCGCTGCCCGGCCTCAGCCAGCAAGCGGGTGTCGCCGAACATCGTCCGGTCGAGGCCGGCGGCCACGGCCATGGCTGTGGTCACAATCTGCTCGGCTCCGCCGCGCTGCTCGCCGCGACCGCGGTGAAGGACTGGCTTGCCGAGAACAAGGTGCCCGGCCGCGTGCGCTATTATGGCTGCCCGGCCGAAGAAGGTGGCGCGGCCAAGGCGTTCATGGTGCGCTCCGGCGCGTTCGAGGACGCCGACATCGCCATCACCTGGCATCCGCACAGCTTCTGGGAGGTCGCGGTGACGCCCTCGCTCGCCAACACGCGCGCGGATTTCATCTTCACCGGCCGAACCTCGCATGCCGCCGCTTCGCCGCATCTCGGCCGTTCCGCGCTCGACGCGGTCGAATTGATGAATGTCGGCGTGAACTACATGCGCGAGCACATGCCGAGCGACGCGCGCGTGCATTACGCGCTGCTCGACACCGGCGGCATCGCGCCGAACGTGGTCCAGGCCCATGCGCGGGTGCGCTATTCGATCCGCGCGCGTGATCTGCCCGGCATGAACGAGCTGGTCGAGCGCGTCTCCAAGATCGCGCAAGGCGCGGCGCTGATGACGGAAACCAAGGTGGAGATGAAGATCATCTCCGCAGTCTCCAACATCCTGCCGAACGCGCCGCTGGAGCAGGCGCTGCACCGGGTCATGGAAGAGCTCGGACCGCCGCATTTCGACGATGCCGACAAGAGCTTTGCCGGCCAGATCCGCGCGACGCTGAGCGACAAGGATATTGCGTCGGTCTATTACGCGATCGGCATGGAGCCGACCGATCGGCCGCTGGCCGACTTCCTGGTGCCGCTCGATGCCAAGCGTAACCCTCTGGTCGGATCGACCGACGTCGGCGACGTCAGCTGGGTGGTGCCGACCGTGCAGGTCCACGCCCCGACGGTCGCGATCGGCACGCCTTTCCACACTTGGCAGGTGGTGGCGCAGGGCAAGAGCCCGCATGCCCACAAGGCCATGGTGCAGGCGGCCAAGGCGATGGCCGGTCTCGGCATCAAGGCGCTGACGGATCCGGAGCTGATCAAGGCGGCCAAGGCCGACCTGAAGACGCGCACCGCGAGAACACCTTATGTCTGTCCGCTGCCGGATCACGTCGAGCCGCCGCTCGACATGTCCGTCGCGTAGAATTTTGCCTCGATACTTCGTCTGATCGGGCGAACAAATTTTCCGCAGTGCAGCGTGCAATCCAGCGTGTTTTGATGCCGGATTGCCGAACGGATGGGCTGCGGAACGCGGTTTTGCCCAACAGACAGCCAGAAGACCGTTTGCATACACACGGTCCCAGTTGACGCGCCCCCCATTCGGTGTGCCATCTACTGCCAGCTATTTGGGCGGCCGCCTTCGCCGGCCGTCTTCATCACGATGGGAACCAGACGGGGGACAACCATGCTGGATAAAGAACTGCGTTCGATGATCGGGCAGGTGAAGGACGGGCGAATGGATCGCCGCGCCTTCATCAAGCGCATGGCGGCGGTCGGCCTCACCGCTCCCCTGGCCAACCAGATCCTCGCGCTCGGCGGCGTCGCGATGGCCCAGGGCGCCTCGCCCTACAAGCCGACCAAGCGCGGCGGCGGCGGTGCGCTGAAGCTGTTGTGGTGGCAGGGACCGACCTTGCTCAATCCGCATTTCGCCACCGGCACCAAGGACCAGGACGGCTCGCGCCTGTTCTACGAACCGCTCGCCTGCTGGGATCCGGACGGCAACATGAAGCTGGTGCTGGGGGCGGAGATCCCGTCGATCCAGAACGGCCTGCTCGCCGCCGACGGCAAGTCGGTGACGTGGAAGCTGAAGCCCGGCGTGAAATGGCACGACGGCAAGCCGTTCACGGCCGATGACCTCGTATTCACGTGGCAGTACATCAAGGATCCGGCCACTGCGGCTGTGACCATCGCAACCTATCGCGATCTCACGGTCGAGAAGATCGATGATCTCACCGTCAAGATCACTTTCCCGAAGCCGACGCCGTTCTGGGCCGACGCCTTCGTCGGTGCGACCGGCCAGATCCTGCCGAAGCACCTGTTCGCCGATTTCATCGGCTCCAAATCGCGCGAAGCCCCGAACAACCTCGCGCCGGTCGGCACCGGTCCCTACAAATTCGTCGAGTTCAAGCCGGGCGATCTCATCCGCGGCGTGATCAATCCCGACTATCACATGGCCAACCGGCCCTATTTCGACACGCTCGAGATGAAGGGCGGCGGCGACGCCGTCTCGGCCGCGCGTGCGGTGATCCAGACCGGCGAGTACGATTTCGGCTGGAACATTCAGGTCGAGGACGACGTGCTGCTGCGCCTGGAGAAGGGCGGCAAAGGCAAGACCGTCTACGCCGTGGGTGGTGACACGGAGTTCATCGCGCTCAACTTCACCGATCCGAACGTCGAGATCGACGGCGAGCGGTCTTCGATGAAGACCAAGCATCCGTTGTTCTCGGATCCCGTCGTACGCAAGGCGCTGTCTCTGTTGGTGGACCGCGAGTCCGTCAAGAAGGCGATCTACGGCCGCGCCGGGCGCACGACCGCGAACTTCCTCAACGGCCCGGAGAAGTTCGTCTCCAAGAACACGAGCTGGGAGTTCAACATCGAGAAGGCGGCCAAGATGCTCGAGGACGCCGGCTGGAAGCCCGGCGCCGACGGCATCCGCGAGAAGGACGGCAAGAAGCTGAAAATCGTCTATCAGACCTCGATCAACGGTCCGCGCCAGAAGACCCAGGCCATCGTCAAGCAGGCCTGTCAGAAGGCCGGCATTGACGTCGAGTTGAAGTCGGTGGTGGCTTCGGTGTTCTTCTCGTCGGACGTCGCCAATCCCGACACCTATCCGAAATTCTATGCCGACATCGAGATGTTCCAGATCCCGCTGAGCCAGCCGGATCCGTCGCAGCACATGCGTCGCTACCTTTCCAGCAACGTCGCGACCAAGGAAAACAAGTGGCAGGGCACCAACTTTCCGCGCTGGGTCAATAAAGAGTACGACGCGGTGATCCAGGCCGCCGACAGCGAGATGGATCCGGTCAAGCGGGCCGCGCACTACATCAAGGCCAACGACCTGATGTGGCAGGACACGGTGTTCATCCCCGTGATGCATCGCCTCAAGGTCGAGGTGGCTGCGAACAATCTGCGCCCGGTGATCTCCGGCTGGGCCAACGAGACCGACAACTTGTTCGACTGGTATCGCGAGGAATGATCCCCCAAAGCTAGACGGGGCTTCCCCTCATGAGCCAATACGTCCTGCGTCGCCTGCTGATCGCGATTCCGAGCCTGCTCGGAATCTCGGTCGTCCTGTTCGTCGTGCTCGCGCTCGCGCCCGGCGATCCGTTTTCCGAGTTGGCGACCAACCCGAACGTGCCGCCCGAAGTGCAGGCGGCGCTTCGGGCCAAGTTCGGCCTCGATGACCCGATCTACCTGCGCTATCTGCACTGGCTCAACGCCATGCTGCATGGCGACTGGGGTTTCTCCTTCGTCAGCCGGATGGACGTCGACCAGTTGATCCTCCAGCGCCTGCCGGCCACGCTCTATGTGATCGGCTCGGCGCAGATCCTGGCGCTGCTGATCGCGATTCCCGTCGGCGTCTACGCCGCGACGAAGCCCTATTCGCTGTTCGACCAGGTCGCGAACACGCTCGCCTTCGTCGGTTTCTCGCTTCCGACCTTCTTCACCGGCATTCTGTTCATCCTGATCTTCTCGATCACGCTGGACTGGCTGCCGTTCGTCTATACCACCGACATCAAGGCGACCGGTATCCGCTGGGTGCTGGAAATGATCCGCCAGGCGATCATGCCGGTGGCGGTGCTCGGCCTGTTCCAGGCGGCGTCGATGACGCGCTTCGTGCGCTCGGCGATGCTTGACGTGATCCGTCTCGATTATGTCACCACGGCGCGTGCAAAGGGCCTCGGCCAAGCCAAGGTCATCGTCAAGCACGTCATGCGCAACGCCATGATCCCGGTCGTGACCCTGATCGCCTTGCAGATGCCGGCGGTGTTCGGCGGCGCGATCGTCACCGAGCAGATCTTCCGAATCCCCGGCATCGGCTCGTTGCTGATCTCTTCCATTCTTTCCAACGACACGCCGGTTGTGATGGCCGTCACCTTCGTCTTCGCGTGCCTTGTCGTTCTGTTCAACCTCATCGCGGACGTGCTTTATGGCTGGCTTGACCCTCGCATCTCCTTCCGCTGAGCGGCGCGTCTACTCGCCCTGGCGCGAGACGTGGCGGCGCTATAGCCGGCACAAGCTTGCGGTGGTGAGCGCGGTCCTGCTCCTCGTTCTGATCCTGGCGGTGGTGCTCGGCCCCTTCGTCTGGCGCGTCAAGATGGACGACATCGATATCGTTGCGGGCATGCAGGGGCCCTCGCTGGCCCATCCCTTCGGTACCGACGATCTGGGGCAGGACATCCTCGCCCGCATGATCTATGGCGGGCGCATCTCGCTGGCGGTCGGTCTTGCCGCCATGCTAGTCTCGGTCCTGGTCGGCGTGCTGATCGGCGCGCTCGCCGGCATGTCGCGTGGTGCGCTCGGCCATGGCCTGATGTGGCTGACCGACCTGTTCCTGTCGCTGCCGCAGCTGCCGTTGCTGCTGCTGCTGATCTATCTGTTCCGCGACGGGCTGAAGCAGGCGTTCGGACCCGAGGGCGGAATCTTCATCCTGATCGTGCTCGTGATCGGCGGCCTGCGCTGGATGCCGGTCGCGCGGCTCGTGCGCGCGCAGTTCCTGTCGATCCGCGAGAAGGAATTCGTCGAAGCTGCACGCGCGCTCGGCGCCAGCCCGGTGCGGCAGGTGGTGCGCCACATCCTGCCCAATGCGCTCGGCCCCGTGATCATCGCCGGCACCATCGACGTCGCCGCCGCCATCATCGCGGAATCGACCCTCTCCTTCCTCGGCCTCGGCTTCCCGCCTGATACCCCGACCTGGGGCCGGCTGCTGTACGACGCCAAGGACTTTCTCGACATCGGCCCGCATTGGGCGCTGTTTCCGGGCGGCGCCATCTTCATCGCGGTGGTCGCCATCAACTTCATCGGCGACGGCCTGCGTGACGCGCTCGATGCGCGACGGGTGATCTGATGGCGCCGCTGCTCGAGATCAAGGGCCTCAAGACCCACTTCTCCACCGACGACGGCATCCTGCAGGCCGTCGACGGCGTCGATATCTCCATCAATCGCGGCGAGACGCTCTGCGTCGTCGGCGAATCCGGCTGCGGCAAGACCGTCACCGCGATGTCGATCCTGAAGCTGATCGCGATGCCGCCGGGACGGATCGCAGCTGGCCAGATCATCTTCGAGGGACGCGATCTCGTGCCGCTGACCAGCAATCAGCTGGACGAGATCAGGGCCAAGGAGATCGGCTTCATCTTCCAGGAGCCGATGACCTCGCTCAACCCGGTGCTCACCATCGGCGAGCAGATCGCCGAGAGCCTGCGGCGGCACGAAGGGCTGAACAAGAAGCAGGCGCTCGAGCGCACCATCGAGATGCTGAAACTGGTGCAGATCCCGAACGCGGAAGGCCGCGTGCACAATTATCCGCATCAATTCTCGGGCGGCATGCGCCAGCGCGTGATGATCGCGATGGCGCTCGCCTGCAAGCCGAAGCTGATCATCGCCGACGAGCCCACCACGGCGCTCGACGTCACCATCCAGGCCCAGATCCTCGATCTGCTCCAGGACATGAAGGACCGCTTCGGCATGGCGGTGATGCTGATCACCCATGCCATGGGCGTCGTCGCCGAAACCGCCCAGCGCGTCGTCGTGATGTATGCCGGCAAGGTGGTGGAGGAGGCGGCCGTCGACGAGCTCTTCGGCGATCCCCGCCATCCCTACACCCAGGGCCTGATCCGCTCGATCCCGCGCATCGACCTCGACAGCGAGCACAAGACGCGACTGGAGGCGATCGGTGGCTCGGTGCCGATCCTGATCGATCCGCCGGTCGGCTGCCGCTTCGCGCCGCGCTGCAAGTTCGCCATGAACGTCTGCACCGAGAAGGAGCCGCTGCTGCGCGAGATCGCGCCGGGCCATCGCATGGCCTGTCACCTGGGAGATCTGAGCGTGGGAGCTGCGTCATGAGCGAACCCTTGCTCCGCGTCAGCGGCCTGAAGAAACATTTCCCCGTGCTCGGCGGCCTGTTGTCGCGCCAGGTCGGCACCGTCTATGCGGTCGACGGCGTGTCGTTCTCGGTCAACCGCGGCGAGACGCTCGGTCTCGTCGGCGAATCCGGTTGCGGCAAGTCGACCACGGGACGCTGCGTGTTGCGCCTGATCGAGCCGACCGATGGCGAGGTCAGCTTCGACGGCCAGGACGT contains:
- a CDS encoding peptide ABC transporter substrate-binding protein, which encodes MLDKELRSMIGQVKDGRMDRRAFIKRMAAVGLTAPLANQILALGGVAMAQGASPYKPTKRGGGGALKLLWWQGPTLLNPHFATGTKDQDGSRLFYEPLACWDPDGNMKLVLGAEIPSIQNGLLAADGKSVTWKLKPGVKWHDGKPFTADDLVFTWQYIKDPATAAVTIATYRDLTVEKIDDLTVKITFPKPTPFWADAFVGATGQILPKHLFADFIGSKSREAPNNLAPVGTGPYKFVEFKPGDLIRGVINPDYHMANRPYFDTLEMKGGGDAVSAARAVIQTGEYDFGWNIQVEDDVLLRLEKGGKGKTVYAVGGDTEFIALNFTDPNVEIDGERSSMKTKHPLFSDPVVRKALSLLVDRESVKKAIYGRAGRTTANFLNGPEKFVSKNTSWEFNIEKAAKMLEDAGWKPGADGIREKDGKKLKIVYQTSINGPRQKTQAIVKQACQKAGIDVELKSVVASVFFSSDVANPDTYPKFYADIEMFQIPLSQPDPSQHMRRYLSSNVATKENKWQGTNFPRWVNKEYDAVIQAADSEMDPVKRAAHYIKANDLMWQDTVFIPVMHRLKVEVAANNLRPVISGWANETDNLFDWYREE
- a CDS encoding ABC transporter permease, whose amino-acid sequence is MSQYVLRRLLIAIPSLLGISVVLFVVLALAPGDPFSELATNPNVPPEVQAALRAKFGLDDPIYLRYLHWLNAMLHGDWGFSFVSRMDVDQLILQRLPATLYVIGSAQILALLIAIPVGVYAATKPYSLFDQVANTLAFVGFSLPTFFTGILFILIFSITLDWLPFVYTTDIKATGIRWVLEMIRQAIMPVAVLGLFQAASMTRFVRSAMLDVIRLDYVTTARAKGLGQAKVIVKHVMRNAMIPVVTLIALQMPAVFGGAIVTEQIFRIPGIGSLLISSILSNDTPVVMAVTFVFACLVVLFNLIADVLYGWLDPRISFR
- a CDS encoding ABC transporter permease codes for the protein MAGLTLASPSAERRVYSPWRETWRRYSRHKLAVVSAVLLLVLILAVVLGPFVWRVKMDDIDIVAGMQGPSLAHPFGTDDLGQDILARMIYGGRISLAVGLAAMLVSVLVGVLIGALAGMSRGALGHGLMWLTDLFLSLPQLPLLLLLIYLFRDGLKQAFGPEGGIFILIVLVIGGLRWMPVARLVRAQFLSIREKEFVEAARALGASPVRQVVRHILPNALGPVIIAGTIDVAAAIIAESTLSFLGLGFPPDTPTWGRLLYDAKDFLDIGPHWALFPGGAIFIAVVAINFIGDGLRDALDARRVI
- a CDS encoding ABC transporter ATP-binding protein yields the protein MAPLLEIKGLKTHFSTDDGILQAVDGVDISINRGETLCVVGESGCGKTVTAMSILKLIAMPPGRIAAGQIIFEGRDLVPLTSNQLDEIRAKEIGFIFQEPMTSLNPVLTIGEQIAESLRRHEGLNKKQALERTIEMLKLVQIPNAEGRVHNYPHQFSGGMRQRVMIAMALACKPKLIIADEPTTALDVTIQAQILDLLQDMKDRFGMAVMLITHAMGVVAETAQRVVVMYAGKVVEEAAVDELFGDPRHPYTQGLIRSIPRIDLDSEHKTRLEAIGGSVPILIDPPVGCRFAPRCKFAMNVCTEKEPLLREIAPGHRMACHLGDLSVGAAS